Within Ipomoea triloba cultivar NCNSP0323 chromosome 9, ASM357664v1, the genomic segment TGATCCTGATTTAGTTACCTATAACACTTTGATATCTGGACTTTGTGAAGCGGGTGAAGTGGAGGAGGCAATTAAGGTTCTGACTCAGATGATTTTTAGGGGCTATTTACCCGACAGAGTCACGTATAACATTTTAATCAGCACCTTGTGTAAGAAGAATCAAGTGCAGGAAGCCACAGAACTTACCCGTGTTCTTGCAAGCAAGGGAGTCTTACCTGATGTGTGTACTTTAAATTCTCTGATAAAAGGGCACTGCTTGAATAGCAATTTCAGTAGCGCAATGGAATTGTTCCAAGAGATGAAGACTGAAGGGTGCCAACCAGATGAGTTCACTTACAACATCCTAATTGACTACCTTTGTGCAAAAAAGAAATTGGATGAAGCAATGAGCCTTGTAAAGGATATGGAATTGAGTGGCTGTGCAAGAAGTGtaataacatataatacattGATAGATGGCTTCTGCAAGAACAAGAGACTTGATGAAGCAGGTGAAATTTTTGATGAAATGGAACTGCAAGGGATCTCAAGGGACTTGATAACTTATAACACCCTTATTGATGGTCTTTGTAAGGCCAAGAGGGTAGAAGAGGCGGCTGAGCTTATGGACCAGATGATAATAGAAGGATTAAAACCTGATAAATTCACATACAACTCCATCCTTTCTCATTACTGTAGAGCAGGTGATGTGAAAAAGGCAGCCGATATTGTGCAAAACATGACCTCAACTGGGTGTGAACCAGATGTTGTTACTTATGGTACCTTAATTCAGGGTCTCTGTAAATCCGGAAGAGTCGAGGTTGCTACTAGGTTGCTTAGGAGCATCCAGATGAAAGGGATGGTTTTAGCACCGCAGGcatataatcctataatccTAGCACTCTTCAGACGAAAGAGAACTAAAGAAGCCATGAGACTCTTTAGGGAAATGGAGGAGAAAGCTGATCCTCCAGACTACGTATCGTATAAAATTGTTTTCCAGGGCCTTTGCTCCGGTGGAGGATCCATTGATGAAGCCGTTAATTTTGCAGTTGAGATGATGGGGAATGGATATGTACCTGAGTTCTCTTCATTCTACAATTTGGCAGAAGGGCTTTTCGCTTTAGCTAGAGAGGAGACTCTTGTTAAGCTCATTGACATGATCATGAAGAAAGCACACTTCTCGGATAATGAGGTGGACATGATTAAGGGTTTCCTTAAAATCCGTAAATTCCAAGATGCATTGGCCACTCTTGGGCGCGTCTTAAATAGCCGTTATCCCAAAAGGAATTACAGGTGAAGAGAAGAGTGAGTTGATTAGCCATAATCTGTACCTGTACTTTTACTTATGATGCAAATGGGACAGAAATTTGTTAGCAGGAAGGGGAGAAGAGGTTCTACATGTAAAGTTTTTCCAGTTTAGAAGCGTCTCCTTATGCGTTAGAAATTAGGAAAACTTAAAGGAGTGCCTGCGGCTAAATTCTTGTGCTTTaacatacatttatttgatgttTGTGATAAGAATGcttgatgattttttttctcttggttcctgtatttctttgttttcctACCCTTACGGCATTGTGGTTGCAATTTTTGGTTATCTGGTCATGTTCTTCCCTATAGTTGAGCATCCTTATaactctgatctgatctgaccTGAGAGTAATTGAAGTTGGCATTTATTTTCTCTGCTCTACGCCTCTACTTCATAAATTATTCAACAACGTATCTCAGATCTCTCATGAGTCTCATCTCTCCCAACTTTCAATTCATTTCATCTCTGCTCGATCGCTCAGTAACTCTCATCTCATCTGAGTTTCAATTCAGAAACACTGGACCTGAGATTAGTTGAATTGAAgttggcatatatatatttaattttctctgCTCTGCTCTAAGCTACTCCAGAAATTCAACAACTAACTCCATCTCCATCCTCATCAACCTAAGGTATGCATCTTTTATACTCtctccaacatcactcaattCCTTTTCtgctttcatatatatttagtttagcATTCTGTTTTGcctaggggtgagcatcggtcggtttcggttaataaccgaccgaaaatcAATAACCGAAAGCATTTTTTTAGTCttcataaccgaccgaaaccaACCCATTATTTGCTTAGAACCGACTGAAACCGAA encodes:
- the LOC116030034 gene encoding pentatricopeptide repeat-containing protein At3g53700, chloroplastic-like; amino-acid sequence: MGVSSCYVNAFPFTISLNSQKLISFTLSQRRELFASISATNSPSAATISLLKSKHLPPDFTQKQLLDTLRQEKDEASALNLFKWALEQPEIEPSRQICDEILRKLGKAGSFDAMRRVLDDMKDSRVEIGEGAFFILIESYAKFELYDEAIGVLDLMEQEFDVKPGTFSYNLLLNILVDGNKLKLVEDVHSRMLSEGLKPDVSTFNILIKALCKAHQIRAAILMIEDMPRHGLSPDEKTFNTLMHCYIEGGDLEGALRIRDQMVAANCPPTSITVNTLIHGFCKQGKIEEIFSFVQEMSSQGFSPDSFTFNTLVNGLCKAGHISHAIDVLDLMLQEGFDPDLVTYNTLISGLCEAGEVEEAIKVLTQMIFRGYLPDRVTYNILISTLCKKNQVQEATELTRVLASKGVLPDVCTLNSLIKGHCLNSNFSSAMELFQEMKTEGCQPDEFTYNILIDYLCAKKKLDEAMSLVKDMELSGCARSVITYNTLIDGFCKNKRLDEAGEIFDEMELQGISRDLITYNTLIDGLCKAKRVEEAAELMDQMIIEGLKPDKFTYNSILSHYCRAGDVKKAADIVQNMTSTGCEPDVVTYGTLIQGLCKSGRVEVATRLLRSIQMKGMVLAPQAYNPIILALFRRKRTKEAMRLFREMEEKADPPDYVSYKIVFQGLCSGGGSIDEAVNFAVEMMGNGYVPEFSSFYNLAEGLFALAREETLVKLIDMIMKKAHFSDNEVDMIKGFLKIRKFQDALATLGRVLNSRYPKRNYR